In Eubalaena glacialis isolate mEubGla1 chromosome 4, mEubGla1.1.hap2.+ XY, whole genome shotgun sequence, one DNA window encodes the following:
- the SNCAIP gene encoding synphilin-1 isoform X3 gives MMEAPEYLDLDEIDFSDDISYSVTSLKTIPELCRRCDSQNEDRSVSSSSWNCGVSTLITNTQKPTGIADVYSKFRPVKRVSPLKHQPETLENNESDDQKNQKAEYQKGGDSDPGPQPEELSPRDGESSPPSKSTEPSPLLGELEHYDLDMDEILDVPYIKSSQQLASFTKVTSEKRILGLCTSINGLSSKACSTGNAENSPSSMTPFCVLSPVKSPHLRKASSVVRDQQKLSTEESESSPPLVKCGSAYEPENQSKDFPNKTFSDPHGRKVDKAMPDCQLRAFHLQSSAPDPKLEEQIGGMNWTSSQGPEERSEYLKKVKSILNIVKEGQISLLPHLAADNLDKIHDESGNNLLHVAAAQGHAECLQHLTSLMGEDCLNERNVEKLTPAGLAIKNGQLECVRWMVSETEAIAELSCSKDFPSLIHYAGCFGQEKILLWLLQFMQEQGISLDEVDQEGNSAVHVASQHGYLGCIQTLVEYGANVTMQNHAGEKPSQSAERHGHTLCSRYLVVVETCMSLASQVVKLTKQLKEQTMQRVTLQNQLQQLLEAQKSEGKSLLSSPSSPSSPASRKSQWKSPDADDEPIGKSKPGIQEGIQVLGSLSASSRARAKAKDEDSDKILRQLLGKDISENVCTQEKLSLEFQDAQASSRNSKKTPLEKRELKLARLKQLMQRSLSESDTDSNNSEEAKGTPVRKADRPRPQPVVESVESMDSAESLHLMIKKHSLASGRRFPFSIKASKSLEGHSPSPTSESSEPDLESQGPGSGTTPPSQPSGEPPQPSPDSTAAQKVATSPKSALKSPSSKRRTSQNLKLRVTFEEPVVQMEQTSLELNGDKDRDKGRTLQRTSASSEPGDQLKRPFGTFRSIMETLSGNQNNNNNYQASNQLKTSTLPLTSLGRKTTDGMMTSTEK, from the exons tttctaGCTCTAGCTGGAATTGTGGTGTCTCAACTCTTATTACAAACACACAGAAGCCCACGGGAATCGCCGATGTATACAGTAAGTTCCGCCCAGTGAAGCGAGTGTCCCCACTGAAACATCAGCCAGAGACTCTGGAGAACAATGAAAGTGATGACCAGAAGAACCAGAAGGCAGAGTACCAGAAAGGGGGTGATTCTGACCCAGGCCCCCAACCTGAGGAGCTCAGCCCCAGAGATGGAGAGAGCAGCCCTCCAAGTAAGAGCACGGAACCCAGCCCCTTGCTGGGCGAACTGGAGCATTATGACCTCGACATGGATGAGATTCTGGATGTGCCTTACATTAAATCCAGTCAGCAGCTTGCCTCTTTTACCAAGGTGActtcagaaaaaagaattttgggTTTATGCACAAGCATCAATGGCCTTTCTAGCAAAGCCTGCTCTACAGGAAATGCTGAGAACTCACCGTCCAGCATGACACCATTTTGTGTTCTCTCTCCTGTGAAAAGCCCTCACTTGAGAAAAGCATCCTCTGTCGTCCGTGACCAGCAGAAGCTCTCCACTGAAGAATCTGAGAGTTCTCCTCCTCTGGTTAAATGTGGCTCTGCATATGAGCCTGAAAACCAGAGTAAGGACTTCCCAAATAAGACCTTTAGTGATCCTCATGGTCGGAAAGTTGACAAGGCGATGCCAGACTGCCAGCTCAGGGCCTTCCATCTGCAGTCCTCAGCACCAGACCCCAAACTAGAGGAGCAGATCGGTGGCATGAACTGGACCAGCTCCCAAGGCCCAGAAGAAAGGAGTGAGTacctgaaaaaagtaaaaagcatcTTGAACATCGTTAAAGAAGGGCAAATATCTCTCCTG CCACACCTAGCTGCCGACAATCTAGACAAAATCCATGATGAAAGCGGAAACAATCTCTTACACGTTGCCGCAGCGCAGGGACATGCAGAATGTCTGCAGCACCTCACGTCTTTGATGGGAGAAGATTGCCTCAACGAGCGAAATGTGGAGAAGTTGACTCCAGCGGGCCTGGCCATCAAG aATGGTCAATTGGAGTGCGTACGCTGGATGGTGAGTGAAACAGAAGCCATTGCTGAATTGAGTTGTTCTAAGGATTTTCCAAGCCTTATTCATTACGCAGGTTGCTTCGGCCAG GAAAAGATTCTGCTGTGGCTTCTTCAGTTCATGCAAGAGCAGGGCATCTCACTGGATGAAGTGGACCAGGAGGGCAACAGCGCCGTTCATGTGGCTTCCCAGCATGGCTACCTCGGGTGCATACAG ACCCTGGTTGAATATGGAGCAAATGTCACCATGCAGAACCATGCGGGGGAAAAGCCCTCCCAGAGCGCTGAGCGCCACGGGCACACCCTGTGCTCCCGGTACCTGGTGGTGGTAGAGACCTGCATGTCGCTGGCCTCCCAGGTGGTGAAGCTAACCAAGCAGCTGAAGGA ACAGACAATGCAACGTGTCACACTGCAGAACCAGCTCCAACAACTTCTAGAAGCCCAGAAATCAGAGGGCAAATCACTCCTTTCTTCGCCCAG TTCGCCATCCTCCCCAGCTTCCAGAAAGTCCCAATGGAAATCCCCAGATGCAGATGATGAGCCTATAGGCAAAAGCAAACCAGGAATCCAAGAGGGGATTCAAGTTCTTGGAAGCCTGTCCGCATCCAGCCGGGCTAGGGCCAAAGCTAAAGACGAAGATTCGGATAAAATCCTACGCCAGTTATTAGGAAAAGATATTTCAGAGAATGTCTGCACCCAGGAAAAGCTGTCCTTGGAATTCCAGGATGCTCAGGCTTCTTCTAGAAATTCAAAAAAGACCccactggagaaaagggaactgaagTTAGCCAGGCTGAAGCAGCTGATGCAGCGGTCACTGAGTGAGTCTGACACAGACTCCAATAACTCTGAGGAGGCCAAGGGCACGCCCGTGAGAAAGGCTGACAGGCCCAGACCACAGCCTGTCGTGGAAAGCGTGGAGAGTATGGACAGCGCAGAGAGCTTACACTTGATGATAAAGAAACACAGCTTGGCATCAGGACGCAGGTTTCCTTTTAGCATCAAGGCCTCCAAATCTCTGGAGGGCCACAGCCCATCCCCCACCTCAGAGAGCAGCGAGCCAGACTTGGAATCCCAGGGTCCAGGCTCGGGAACCACTCCCCCAAGCCAGCCCTCTGGAGAACCCCCTCAGCCCAGCCCTGACAGCACAGCTGCCCAGAAAGTGGCCACGAGTCCCAAGAGCGCCCTCAAGTCCCCATCTTCCAAGCGCCGGACATCGCAGAACCTGAAACTCAGAGTTACCTTTGAGGAGCCTGTGGTGCAGATGGAGCAAACTAGCCTTGAACTAAACGGAGACAAGGACCGAGATAAGGGCAGGACCCTCCAGCGGACCTCCGCAAGCAGTGAACCAGGGGATCAACTGAAAAGGCCTTTTGGAACCTTCCGATCCATCATGGAGACGCTAAGTGGCAAccagaacaataataataactatcagGCATCCAACCAGCTGAAGACCTCCACCCTGCCCTTAACCTCActtgggaggaagaccacagacg
- the SNCAIP gene encoding synphilin-1 isoform X1, with protein MMEAPEYLDLDEIDFSDDISYSVTSLKTIPELCRRCDSQNEDRSVSSSSWNCGVSTLITNTQKPTGIADVYSKFRPVKRVSPLKHQPETLENNESDDQKNQKAEYQKGGDSDPGPQPEELSPRDGESSPPSKSTEPSPLLGELEHYDLDMDEILDVPYIKSSQQLASFTKVTSEKRILGLCTSINGLSSKACSTGNAENSPSSMTPFCVLSPVKSPHLRKASSVVRDQQKLSTEESESSPPLVKCGSAYEPENQSKDFPNKTFSDPHGRKVDKAMPDCQLRAFHLQSSAPDPKLEEQIGGMNWTSSQGPEERSEYLKKVKSILNIVKEGQISLLPHLAADNLDKIHDESGNNLLHVAAAQGHAECLQHLTSLMGEDCLNERNVEKLTPAGLAIKNGQLECVRWMVSETEAIAELSCSKDFPSLIHYAGCFGQEKILLWLLQFMQEQGISLDEVDQEGNSAVHVASQHGYLGCIQTLVEYGANVTMQNHAGEKPSQSAERHGHTLCSRYLVVVETCMSLASQVVKLTKQLKEQTMQRVTLQNQLQQLLEAQKSEGKSLLSSPSSPSSPASRKSQWKSPDADDEPIGKSKPGIQEGIQVLGSLSASSRARAKAKDEDSDKILRQLLGKDISENVCTQEKLSLEFQDAQASSRNSKKTPLEKRELKLARLKQLMQRSLSESDTDSNNSEEAKGTPVRKADRPRPQPVVESVESMDSAESLHLMIKKHSLASGRRFPFSIKASKSLEGHSPSPTSESSEPDLESQGPGSGTTPPSQPSGEPPQPSPDSTAAQKVATSPKSALKSPSSKRRTSQNLKLRVTFEEPVVQMEQTSLELNGDKDRDKGRTLQRTSASSEPGDQLKRPFGTFRSIMETLSGNQNNNNNYQASNQLKTSTLPLTSLGRKTTDGKGNPGSSASKGKNKAEMYDSCLNLSSNTLIEEHLCDYARHDDINRKMKKSYSIKHVAELESKEFL; from the exons tttctaGCTCTAGCTGGAATTGTGGTGTCTCAACTCTTATTACAAACACACAGAAGCCCACGGGAATCGCCGATGTATACAGTAAGTTCCGCCCAGTGAAGCGAGTGTCCCCACTGAAACATCAGCCAGAGACTCTGGAGAACAATGAAAGTGATGACCAGAAGAACCAGAAGGCAGAGTACCAGAAAGGGGGTGATTCTGACCCAGGCCCCCAACCTGAGGAGCTCAGCCCCAGAGATGGAGAGAGCAGCCCTCCAAGTAAGAGCACGGAACCCAGCCCCTTGCTGGGCGAACTGGAGCATTATGACCTCGACATGGATGAGATTCTGGATGTGCCTTACATTAAATCCAGTCAGCAGCTTGCCTCTTTTACCAAGGTGActtcagaaaaaagaattttgggTTTATGCACAAGCATCAATGGCCTTTCTAGCAAAGCCTGCTCTACAGGAAATGCTGAGAACTCACCGTCCAGCATGACACCATTTTGTGTTCTCTCTCCTGTGAAAAGCCCTCACTTGAGAAAAGCATCCTCTGTCGTCCGTGACCAGCAGAAGCTCTCCACTGAAGAATCTGAGAGTTCTCCTCCTCTGGTTAAATGTGGCTCTGCATATGAGCCTGAAAACCAGAGTAAGGACTTCCCAAATAAGACCTTTAGTGATCCTCATGGTCGGAAAGTTGACAAGGCGATGCCAGACTGCCAGCTCAGGGCCTTCCATCTGCAGTCCTCAGCACCAGACCCCAAACTAGAGGAGCAGATCGGTGGCATGAACTGGACCAGCTCCCAAGGCCCAGAAGAAAGGAGTGAGTacctgaaaaaagtaaaaagcatcTTGAACATCGTTAAAGAAGGGCAAATATCTCTCCTG CCACACCTAGCTGCCGACAATCTAGACAAAATCCATGATGAAAGCGGAAACAATCTCTTACACGTTGCCGCAGCGCAGGGACATGCAGAATGTCTGCAGCACCTCACGTCTTTGATGGGAGAAGATTGCCTCAACGAGCGAAATGTGGAGAAGTTGACTCCAGCGGGCCTGGCCATCAAG aATGGTCAATTGGAGTGCGTACGCTGGATGGTGAGTGAAACAGAAGCCATTGCTGAATTGAGTTGTTCTAAGGATTTTCCAAGCCTTATTCATTACGCAGGTTGCTTCGGCCAG GAAAAGATTCTGCTGTGGCTTCTTCAGTTCATGCAAGAGCAGGGCATCTCACTGGATGAAGTGGACCAGGAGGGCAACAGCGCCGTTCATGTGGCTTCCCAGCATGGCTACCTCGGGTGCATACAG ACCCTGGTTGAATATGGAGCAAATGTCACCATGCAGAACCATGCGGGGGAAAAGCCCTCCCAGAGCGCTGAGCGCCACGGGCACACCCTGTGCTCCCGGTACCTGGTGGTGGTAGAGACCTGCATGTCGCTGGCCTCCCAGGTGGTGAAGCTAACCAAGCAGCTGAAGGA ACAGACAATGCAACGTGTCACACTGCAGAACCAGCTCCAACAACTTCTAGAAGCCCAGAAATCAGAGGGCAAATCACTCCTTTCTTCGCCCAG TTCGCCATCCTCCCCAGCTTCCAGAAAGTCCCAATGGAAATCCCCAGATGCAGATGATGAGCCTATAGGCAAAAGCAAACCAGGAATCCAAGAGGGGATTCAAGTTCTTGGAAGCCTGTCCGCATCCAGCCGGGCTAGGGCCAAAGCTAAAGACGAAGATTCGGATAAAATCCTACGCCAGTTATTAGGAAAAGATATTTCAGAGAATGTCTGCACCCAGGAAAAGCTGTCCTTGGAATTCCAGGATGCTCAGGCTTCTTCTAGAAATTCAAAAAAGACCccactggagaaaagggaactgaagTTAGCCAGGCTGAAGCAGCTGATGCAGCGGTCACTGAGTGAGTCTGACACAGACTCCAATAACTCTGAGGAGGCCAAGGGCACGCCCGTGAGAAAGGCTGACAGGCCCAGACCACAGCCTGTCGTGGAAAGCGTGGAGAGTATGGACAGCGCAGAGAGCTTACACTTGATGATAAAGAAACACAGCTTGGCATCAGGACGCAGGTTTCCTTTTAGCATCAAGGCCTCCAAATCTCTGGAGGGCCACAGCCCATCCCCCACCTCAGAGAGCAGCGAGCCAGACTTGGAATCCCAGGGTCCAGGCTCGGGAACCACTCCCCCAAGCCAGCCCTCTGGAGAACCCCCTCAGCCCAGCCCTGACAGCACAGCTGCCCAGAAAGTGGCCACGAGTCCCAAGAGCGCCCTCAAGTCCCCATCTTCCAAGCGCCGGACATCGCAGAACCTGAAACTCAGAGTTACCTTTGAGGAGCCTGTGGTGCAGATGGAGCAAACTAGCCTTGAACTAAACGGAGACAAGGACCGAGATAAGGGCAGGACCCTCCAGCGGACCTCCGCAAGCAGTGAACCAGGGGATCAACTGAAAAGGCCTTTTGGAACCTTCCGATCCATCATGGAGACGCTAAGTGGCAAccagaacaataataataactatcagGCATCCAACCAGCTGAAGACCTCCACCCTGCCCTTAACCTCActtgggaggaagaccacagacgGTAAGGGAAATCCCGGGAGCTCTGCTAGCAAAGGAAAGAATAAGGCG GAGATGTACGACAGCTGCCTCAATCTTTCCTCTAACACGCTGATTGAAGAGCATCTGTGTGACTATGCACG
- the SNCAIP gene encoding synphilin-1 isoform X2: protein MMEAPEYLDLDEIDFSDDISYSVTSLKTIPELCRRCDSQNEDRSVSSSSWNCGVSTLITNTQKPTGIADVYSKFRPVKRVSPLKHQPETLENNESDDQKNQKAEYQKGGDSDPGPQPEELSPRDGESSPPSKSTEPSPLLGELEHYDLDMDEILDVPYIKSSQQLASFTKVTSEKRILGLCTSINGLSSKACSTGNAENSPSSMTPFCVLSPVKSPHLRKASSVVRDQQKLSTEESESSPPLVKCGSAYEPENQSKDFPNKTFSDPHGRKVDKAMPDCQLRAFHLQSSAPDPKLEEQIGGMNWTSSQGPEERSEYLKKVKSILNIVKEGQISLLPHLAADNLDKIHDESGNNLLHVAAAQGHAECLQHLTSLMGEDCLNERNVEKLTPAGLAIKNGQLECVRWMVSETEAIAELSCSKDFPSLIHYAGCFGQEKILLWLLQFMQEQGISLDEVDQEGNSAVHVASQHGYLGCIQTLVEYGANVTMQNHAGEKPSQSAERHGHTLCSRYLVVVETCMSLASQVVKLTKQLKEQTMQRVTLQNQLQQLLEAQKSEGKSLLSSPSSPSSPASRKSQWKSPDADDEPIGKSKPGIQEGIQVLGSLSASSRARAKAKDEDSDKILRQLLGKDISENVCTQEKLSLEFQDAQASSRNSKKTPLEKRELKLARLKQLMQRSLSESDTDSNNSEEAKGTPVRKADRPRPQPVVESVESMDSAESLHLMIKKHSLASGRRFPFSIKASKSLEGHSPSPTSESSEPDLESQGPGSGTTPPSQPSGEPPQPSPDSTAAQKVATSPKSALKSPSSKRRTSQNLKLRVTFEEPVVQMEQTSLELNGDKDRDKGRTLQRTSASSEPGDQLKRPFGTFRSIMETLSGNQNNNNNYQASNQLKTSTLPLTSLGRKTTDGKGNPGSSASKGKNKAA from the exons tttctaGCTCTAGCTGGAATTGTGGTGTCTCAACTCTTATTACAAACACACAGAAGCCCACGGGAATCGCCGATGTATACAGTAAGTTCCGCCCAGTGAAGCGAGTGTCCCCACTGAAACATCAGCCAGAGACTCTGGAGAACAATGAAAGTGATGACCAGAAGAACCAGAAGGCAGAGTACCAGAAAGGGGGTGATTCTGACCCAGGCCCCCAACCTGAGGAGCTCAGCCCCAGAGATGGAGAGAGCAGCCCTCCAAGTAAGAGCACGGAACCCAGCCCCTTGCTGGGCGAACTGGAGCATTATGACCTCGACATGGATGAGATTCTGGATGTGCCTTACATTAAATCCAGTCAGCAGCTTGCCTCTTTTACCAAGGTGActtcagaaaaaagaattttgggTTTATGCACAAGCATCAATGGCCTTTCTAGCAAAGCCTGCTCTACAGGAAATGCTGAGAACTCACCGTCCAGCATGACACCATTTTGTGTTCTCTCTCCTGTGAAAAGCCCTCACTTGAGAAAAGCATCCTCTGTCGTCCGTGACCAGCAGAAGCTCTCCACTGAAGAATCTGAGAGTTCTCCTCCTCTGGTTAAATGTGGCTCTGCATATGAGCCTGAAAACCAGAGTAAGGACTTCCCAAATAAGACCTTTAGTGATCCTCATGGTCGGAAAGTTGACAAGGCGATGCCAGACTGCCAGCTCAGGGCCTTCCATCTGCAGTCCTCAGCACCAGACCCCAAACTAGAGGAGCAGATCGGTGGCATGAACTGGACCAGCTCCCAAGGCCCAGAAGAAAGGAGTGAGTacctgaaaaaagtaaaaagcatcTTGAACATCGTTAAAGAAGGGCAAATATCTCTCCTG CCACACCTAGCTGCCGACAATCTAGACAAAATCCATGATGAAAGCGGAAACAATCTCTTACACGTTGCCGCAGCGCAGGGACATGCAGAATGTCTGCAGCACCTCACGTCTTTGATGGGAGAAGATTGCCTCAACGAGCGAAATGTGGAGAAGTTGACTCCAGCGGGCCTGGCCATCAAG aATGGTCAATTGGAGTGCGTACGCTGGATGGTGAGTGAAACAGAAGCCATTGCTGAATTGAGTTGTTCTAAGGATTTTCCAAGCCTTATTCATTACGCAGGTTGCTTCGGCCAG GAAAAGATTCTGCTGTGGCTTCTTCAGTTCATGCAAGAGCAGGGCATCTCACTGGATGAAGTGGACCAGGAGGGCAACAGCGCCGTTCATGTGGCTTCCCAGCATGGCTACCTCGGGTGCATACAG ACCCTGGTTGAATATGGAGCAAATGTCACCATGCAGAACCATGCGGGGGAAAAGCCCTCCCAGAGCGCTGAGCGCCACGGGCACACCCTGTGCTCCCGGTACCTGGTGGTGGTAGAGACCTGCATGTCGCTGGCCTCCCAGGTGGTGAAGCTAACCAAGCAGCTGAAGGA ACAGACAATGCAACGTGTCACACTGCAGAACCAGCTCCAACAACTTCTAGAAGCCCAGAAATCAGAGGGCAAATCACTCCTTTCTTCGCCCAG TTCGCCATCCTCCCCAGCTTCCAGAAAGTCCCAATGGAAATCCCCAGATGCAGATGATGAGCCTATAGGCAAAAGCAAACCAGGAATCCAAGAGGGGATTCAAGTTCTTGGAAGCCTGTCCGCATCCAGCCGGGCTAGGGCCAAAGCTAAAGACGAAGATTCGGATAAAATCCTACGCCAGTTATTAGGAAAAGATATTTCAGAGAATGTCTGCACCCAGGAAAAGCTGTCCTTGGAATTCCAGGATGCTCAGGCTTCTTCTAGAAATTCAAAAAAGACCccactggagaaaagggaactgaagTTAGCCAGGCTGAAGCAGCTGATGCAGCGGTCACTGAGTGAGTCTGACACAGACTCCAATAACTCTGAGGAGGCCAAGGGCACGCCCGTGAGAAAGGCTGACAGGCCCAGACCACAGCCTGTCGTGGAAAGCGTGGAGAGTATGGACAGCGCAGAGAGCTTACACTTGATGATAAAGAAACACAGCTTGGCATCAGGACGCAGGTTTCCTTTTAGCATCAAGGCCTCCAAATCTCTGGAGGGCCACAGCCCATCCCCCACCTCAGAGAGCAGCGAGCCAGACTTGGAATCCCAGGGTCCAGGCTCGGGAACCACTCCCCCAAGCCAGCCCTCTGGAGAACCCCCTCAGCCCAGCCCTGACAGCACAGCTGCCCAGAAAGTGGCCACGAGTCCCAAGAGCGCCCTCAAGTCCCCATCTTCCAAGCGCCGGACATCGCAGAACCTGAAACTCAGAGTTACCTTTGAGGAGCCTGTGGTGCAGATGGAGCAAACTAGCCTTGAACTAAACGGAGACAAGGACCGAGATAAGGGCAGGACCCTCCAGCGGACCTCCGCAAGCAGTGAACCAGGGGATCAACTGAAAAGGCCTTTTGGAACCTTCCGATCCATCATGGAGACGCTAAGTGGCAAccagaacaataataataactatcagGCATCCAACCAGCTGAAGACCTCCACCCTGCCCTTAACCTCActtgggaggaagaccacagacgGTAAGGGAAATCCCGGGAGCTCTGCTAGCAAAGGAAAGAATAAGGCG